A segment of the Streptomyces sp. P9-A2 genome:
GGCGAGGAGGGCGCGGACGCGGCCCACTGCGCCGGGGCCGTGGCCTCGGGCGACGTACGGGCCCGGGAGGTCTGGCAGGAGGCGGTCGAGGCGCTCGCCGACGGGCTGGTCACCGCGCTCACCCTGCTGGACCCCCGCACCCTGATCATCGGTGGCGGGCTGGCCGAGGCCGCGGAAACCTTGTTCACACCGCTGCGTGAGGCCGTCCGGCAGCGGATCACCTTCCAGAAACCGCCGTCCCTGGTCCCCGCGGCCCTCGGGGACAGCGCCGGATGCCTGGGCGCGGGACTCCTCGCCCGGGATCTCCTCACCACCACTGACCCCTCGGAGGTAACCACCTGATGGCCCCCACCAAGGTTCTCACCGGTGCCCGGGTGGTCCTGCCCACCGGGACCGTGGACAACGGCCGTGTGACCGTGGAGGGCACCCGGATCGTCGCCACGGCCCCCGCGAACGCCACCCCCGAGGCCCCCGCGATCGCCTCCCCCGGCGCTCCCGGGAACGCCGTCGAGACGCTCGACCTGACCGGGCACTGGCTGGTGCCCGGCTTCGTCGACCTCCACAACCACGGCGGCGGCGGCGCGTCCTTCCCCTCCGGGACCGTCGACGAGGTCCTCAAGGGCATCCACACCCACCGCCTGCACGGCACCACCACCCTGGTCGCCTCGACCGTCACCGGCGACATGGACGTCCTCGTCCGGCGCGCGGGCCTGCTGGCGGAACTGGCCGAGCAGGGCGACATCGCCGGCATCCACTTCGAGGGCCCGTTCATCTCGCCGTGCCGCAAGGGCGCGCACTCCGAGGAACTGCTGCGCGACCCCGACCCGGCGGAGGTCCGCAAACTGATCGACGCCGCCCACGGCCGGGCGAAGATGGTCACCCTCGCCACCGAACTGCCCGGCGGCCTCGACTCCGTACGCCTGCTCGCCGAACACGGCGTGATCGCGGCCGTCGGCCACACCGACGCGACGTACGAGCAGACCGTGGCGGCCATCGACGCGGGCGCCACGGTCGCCACCCACCTGTTCAACGCGATGCCGGCGCTCGGCCACCGCGCCCCCGGCCCGATCACCGCCCTGCTGGAGGACGAGCGGGTCACGGTCGAGCTGATCAACGACGGCACCCATCTACACCCGGCCGCCCTCCAGTTGGCGTTCCACCACGCGGGCCCCGGACGGGTGGCGTTCGTCACGGACGCGATGGACGCGGCCGGCTTCGGCGACGGCCGCTACCTGCTCGGCCCGCTGGAGGTCGAGGTCGCCGACGGCGTGGCCCGGCTGGTGGAGGGCGGCTCCATCGCGGGATCGACGCTCACCCTGGACCGTGCCCTCAAGCGGGCGGTGACCGTCGACGGGCTGCCCGTCGAGCACGCGGTCGCGGCCCTGTCCACCAACCCGGCCCGGCTGCTGGGCATGGACGACAGGATCGGCTCCCTGGAACCCGGGAAGGACGCCGACCTGGTGGTCCTCGACGCGGACTTCACCCTCAAGGGCGTGATGCGCCGGGGTGAATGGGTGGTAGCTCCCCAACTGGGCTGATCCGTCCCCCCCCTTCTCTCCCCGGTCGGGCCCCGGCCGGGCCCGGCCGGGGGAGCGGGGCCCGACCGGGGGGTGGGCCGACGGCCGTCTCTTTGGCATGATCAGGGGCCGGAATGACGGAGGGAGGCCGGCCCGGTGATCCTCACCGTCACACTGAACACCGCTCTCGACATCACCCATCGCGTGCCCGCCCTGCGTCCGGGCGCCTCCCACCGGGTCACCGAGGTGACCGAACGCCCCGGCGGCAAGGGCGTCAACGTGGCCAGGGTGCTCGCCGCCCTGGGCCACGAGGTGACGGTCACCGGCTTCACCGGCGGCACCACCGGACGGCTCCTGCGTGAGGGGCTCACCGCGATACCGGGCCTGACGGACGCGCTGCTCCCGGTGTCCGGCACGACCCGGCGCACCCTGGCCGTGGTCGACGAACGCTCCGGCACCACCACTCAGCTCAACGAGCCCGGCCCGGTCGTATCCCACGCCGAGTGGCACGCCTTCCAGGAGGTCTACGAGGATCTGCTGGACGGCGTCTCGGCGGTGGCCCTGTGCGGCAGCCTGCCCCCGGGCGTCCCGGTCGGCGCCTACGCCGGGCTGGTCCGCACCGCCCGCGCCGCCAAGGTCCCCGTCCTCCTCGACACCAGCGGGTCACCACTGCGCCGCGGCATCGCCGGACGCCCCGACATCCTCAAGCCGAACGCCGAGGAACTGGCTGAACTCACCGGCTCCCACGAGCCGTTGACCGCCACCCAGGACGCCCGCCGACGCGGCGCCGGCGCGGTGGTCGCTTCCCTGGGCCCGGACGGGCTGCTCGCGGTGACCCCTCAGGGCCACTGGCGCGCCGCGCCGCCGGCCCGTCTGCGCGGCAACCCCACCGGCGCCGGCGACTCCCTGGTCGCGGGCCTGCTCTCGGGCCTGGTGGAACACCTGCCGTGGCCGGAACGCCTCGCCCGGGCGGCGGCCCTGTCGGCGGCGACCGTACTGGCCCCGACAGCGGGCGAGTTCGACCGCGAGACCTACGAGAACCTGTTGCGGCGCACCGTGGTCACGAGCGAGGCCGAGGCGGCGTAGGGCCTGTCCCGGCGGCCGACGCCGACCGGGGCGGCTCCGCCCCTACTCCTTGACCCGGCCTTCCTTCAGCCACAGCTGGTCCAGCAGGACGTTGCACTTGTCGCCGTCGTTGCAGGAGACCGAGATCGTGTTGGTGCCCTTGTTGAGGGCGGGCCATGCGTAGGTCTTGGTCCAGCCCTTGGAGAAGTCGCCGTCCTTGGCGTGGGCCCAGTTGTCCATGTTCAGCTTGTTGCCGAACTCCTTGCCGTTGACGGTGAGCGTCATCGACTGGGGCTCGTCGGTGGTGCTGTAGCGCACGAAGACGGTGTAGTCACCGTCCTTCGGGATGCCGTCGACCGTCCAGGTGACCGTGGAACCCGGCTGGTTGAGGTTCGTCACGTAGGTGCCGCCGTCGGACTGCGCGCCCTCGACGTCCTGCGCCAGGGCCGCGCCGCCGCCCAGACGCAGCGCCTTGGCATCGATCGTCGGCAGCTCGGCCGCTTCCTCTTCCTTGTCGTCACCGCTCGCCGAGGGGCTCGGTTCGGTGGTGGTCTGGGACTGGGTCGGGGACGCGTCGGCCTGGTTGCCGCTCTTGTCGTTCTTGTCGTCGTCGCCGCTGAGCATGGCCACGCTGATGCCGATGACCACCGCGGCGACCACCGCGACGGCGCCGATGAGCAGGCCCTTGGTGTTCGGGCCGCGGCCCCGGCCACCGCCGCCGTGACCACCACGGCCGCCCGGAAGCTGCGAGGAGACGGTGGGTGCGGCGCCGGGCAGTGTCTCCGGTGCCGCGTAGTTCGCGTTCGGCCGGCCGTGCGTTCCCTGCTGCGGCGCCTGCGCCGCGGGGCCCTGCTGGCCGTACTGACGCGTGCCGACCGGCCGCACCCGGTTGACCGAGTTCGGGTAGCCGTAGCCCCCGGACGGCGGCTGGGCTCCGTTGGCCTGACCGTCGGCGTAGAGGTAGCCGAACGGGTCGTCGTCCTCGGGCGTGTTTGCGCCGTTGTTGCCGGACGTCATCCCTTGGTACTCCTAGCTGCGGATCGGATGCGGTACGGGTGGTGAGGTAGGCGAGCCTACCTTCCCCCATTCTCGAATCTACTCGAACAGGGGGACCCCCATCCGACCACCCGAACAGGTGACTCGGGCCGCATCAACTCGCCGACCTGGGTCTCATCCCGCCCGCCGATGCTGTTTGGGACGAGATCGTTTCTCGATGTACATCCGCTCGTCGGCCGACTTCAGCACTTCGTCCGCCGTCATGCCGCAGTGGGCCCACCCGATGCCGAAGCTGGCGCCGACCCGCACGGCCCGGCCCTCGGCCCGGATGGGCTGGATGATCTCGTTGCGCAGCCGTACGGCGAGGTCCTGGGCGTCGGCCCGGCCGAGCCCGTCGGCGAGGATCACGAACTCGTCGCCGCCGAGCCGGGCGACGGTGTCGCCGTCCCGGACGCCGTCGCCGAGCCGGCGGGCGACCTCGATGAGCACCGCGTCGCCCGCGTTGTGCCCGAACCGGTCGTTGATCGACTTGAAGCCGTCGAGGTCGCAGAAGAGCACCGCGAGGCCCTTGGCGCCGTCGTCCTGGTCCTCGTCGGGGGCGATGGCGTGCACATGATGGTCGTACCCCTCGAACCCCTCGGCCTCGGGCGGGAAGTCGAAATCGTGGCCGCGGTCGAAGGCGGGCGGGCCGAAGGCGGGCGGGCCGTAGCCGGCGTCCTGGGAGTCGAAGGACTCGAAGGCGGCCATGGCTTCGTCCACGGCGGCGGGCAGTATCGACGGGCGCTTCCGGCACAGGCGTGCGGAGAGCCGGGCGCGCAGCTCCGCGGAGTTCGGCAGACCGGTGAGGGAGTCGTGGGAGGCGCGGTGGGCGAGGTGCAACTCGCGGCGCTTGCGCTCCTCGATGTCCTCGACGTGGGTGAGCAGGAAGCGCGGCCCGTCGGCCGCGTCGGCGACCACGGAGTTGCGCAGGGACACCCATACGTAGGTGCCGTCCCGGCGGGCCAGCCGCAGCTCGGCGCGGCCGCCCTCGGCGGAGGTCCGCAGCAGCGTGCCGATGTCCTCGGGGTGCACGAGGTCGGAGAAGGAGTAGCGGCGCATCGCGGAGGCGGGGCGGCCGAGCAGCCGGCACAGCGCGTCGTTGGTGCGCAGGACGCGGCCGTGCTGGTCGCCGCCCATCTCCGCGACGGCCATGCCGGACGGGGCGTACTCGAAGGCCTGCCGGAAACTCTCCTCGCTGGCGCGCAGGGCCTGCTGCTCGCGCTCCAGGCGGACCAGGGCGCGCTGCATGTTGGAGCGCAGCCGGGCGTTGCTGATCGCGATGGCGGCCTGGAAGGCGTACATCTGGAGCGCTTCGCGGCCCCAGGCGCCGGGCAGCCGGCCGTTGCGCGGGCGGTCCACGGAGAGCACGCCGACCAGTTCGCCGGCTCCGCCGCCCTGCGGGCCGGGGGCGTACATCGGGGCGAAGAGCCGGTCGGAGGGGTGCCACTCGTCCTCGAAGCGGGGCGGGGGCCCGTCGGTGTACCACTGCGGGACGTCGTCGTCGTCGAGGACCCAGCCCTCGGTGTGCGGTATGAAGATCAGGTCGCCCCAGGTCTCGCCCATGGCGAGGCGGCGCTCCCAGGACTCGCGCGAACCGACCCGGCCGGTGATGAGGGACTCGGCGGCCGCGTTGCCCGAGAGGGCGGCCACGACCAGGTCACCGTCGGGGCGCACGAGGTTGACGCAGGCCAGTTCGTACCCCAGGGCGTGGACGGCGCCGTCGGCGACGGTCTGGAGGGTGTCGGCCAGACTGCGGGCCGTGTTCATGTCGGCCATGCCCTGGTGCAGTTGCCGCAGGGAAGCAAGACGGACATAGGGCTCCGACTCGGTCTCCATGCTCACCCTCCCCCCGGGACCTCGCAGCGAATCAAGCGTTCTCATCGGCGTATCGTCCTGGCAGCCTCCCCGCCACTGAATCACAGCGCGCTGCCCACCCGGTACACAGGGTCAACAATTGCCACCCCTTGTGATTCAAGTCACAACTAAACATGAACAATTGGGAGACCTTTCCGCAGTTTCTCCGGCCGTTCACCGGATATACCGAATGAACGGCATGCGCCTCATGCGCCGCATGCGAATTCCGCACCCTTTCCACAGGGTTCGGTCCGTGGGCGCCGGCTCACGCCCGTGGAGCGCAGGAGTCCGTCGCTGGTCCTAGGTCCCCGCTCGGGCGGAGGCCCGATGCGGGACGTACGGAGCGGAGACTAGCGTTTCCGGTGTGCTGAACACTCCCGTACCCCCGCCCACGATCACCGCCGTACCCGCCGCCCGGCATGCTGAGGGGGTGAGCGACGACGAGTTCCGCGCAGCCATG
Coding sequences within it:
- the nagA gene encoding N-acetylglucosamine-6-phosphate deacetylase, with protein sequence MAPTKVLTGARVVLPTGTVDNGRVTVEGTRIVATAPANATPEAPAIASPGAPGNAVETLDLTGHWLVPGFVDLHNHGGGGASFPSGTVDEVLKGIHTHRLHGTTTLVASTVTGDMDVLVRRAGLLAELAEQGDIAGIHFEGPFISPCRKGAHSEELLRDPDPAEVRKLIDAAHGRAKMVTLATELPGGLDSVRLLAEHGVIAAVGHTDATYEQTVAAIDAGATVATHLFNAMPALGHRAPGPITALLEDERVTVELINDGTHLHPAALQLAFHHAGPGRVAFVTDAMDAAGFGDGRYLLGPLEVEVADGVARLVEGGSIAGSTLTLDRALKRAVTVDGLPVEHAVAALSTNPARLLGMDDRIGSLEPGKDADLVVLDADFTLKGVMRRGEWVVAPQLG
- a CDS encoding 1-phosphofructokinase family hexose kinase, with the protein product MILTVTLNTALDITHRVPALRPGASHRVTEVTERPGGKGVNVARVLAALGHEVTVTGFTGGTTGRLLREGLTAIPGLTDALLPVSGTTRRTLAVVDERSGTTTQLNEPGPVVSHAEWHAFQEVYEDLLDGVSAVALCGSLPPGVPVGAYAGLVRTARAAKVPVLLDTSGSPLRRGIAGRPDILKPNAEELAELTGSHEPLTATQDARRRGAGAVVASLGPDGLLAVTPQGHWRAAPPARLRGNPTGAGDSLVAGLLSGLVEHLPWPERLARAAALSAATVLAPTAGEFDRETYENLLRRTVVTSEAEAA
- a CDS encoding carbohydrate-binding protein; translation: MTSGNNGANTPEDDDPFGYLYADGQANGAQPPSGGYGYPNSVNRVRPVGTRQYGQQGPAAQAPQQGTHGRPNANYAAPETLPGAAPTVSSQLPGGRGGHGGGGRGRGPNTKGLLIGAVAVVAAVVIGISVAMLSGDDDKNDKSGNQADASPTQSQTTTEPSPSASGDDKEEEAAELPTIDAKALRLGGGAALAQDVEGAQSDGGTYVTNLNQPGSTVTWTVDGIPKDGDYTVFVRYSTTDEPQSMTLTVNGKEFGNKLNMDNWAHAKDGDFSKGWTKTYAWPALNKGTNTISVSCNDGDKCNVLLDQLWLKEGRVKE
- the cdgB gene encoding diguanylate cyclase CdgB, whose translation is METESEPYVRLASLRQLHQGMADMNTARSLADTLQTVADGAVHALGYELACVNLVRPDGDLVVAALSGNAAAESLITGRVGSRESWERRLAMGETWGDLIFIPHTEGWVLDDDDVPQWYTDGPPPRFEDEWHPSDRLFAPMYAPGPQGGGAGELVGVLSVDRPRNGRLPGAWGREALQMYAFQAAIAISNARLRSNMQRALVRLEREQQALRASEESFRQAFEYAPSGMAVAEMGGDQHGRVLRTNDALCRLLGRPASAMRRYSFSDLVHPEDIGTLLRTSAEGGRAELRLARRDGTYVWVSLRNSVVADAADGPRFLLTHVEDIEERKRRELHLAHRASHDSLTGLPNSAELRARLSARLCRKRPSILPAAVDEAMAAFESFDSQDAGYGPPAFGPPAFDRGHDFDFPPEAEGFEGYDHHVHAIAPDEDQDDGAKGLAVLFCDLDGFKSINDRFGHNAGDAVLIEVARRLGDGVRDGDTVARLGGDEFVILADGLGRADAQDLAVRLRNEIIQPIRAEGRAVRVGASFGIGWAHCGMTADEVLKSADERMYIEKRSRPKQHRRAG